In one Pseudoliparis swirei isolate HS2019 ecotype Mariana Trench chromosome 23, NWPU_hadal_v1, whole genome shotgun sequence genomic region, the following are encoded:
- the LOC130188816 gene encoding adhesion G protein-coupled receptor E2-like isoform X1 encodes MYFHNFMPAVLRVPSSDIDECAGLTVCGPDSVCHNTLGDYTCTCQLGYTPFQPLLEPNIINDCVDANECFQDLTLCGPDADCTNTLGSYTCECFTGFLLNNPVVTASIVNPCTDIDECTDTPGVCGELTGCVNVPGTFNCFCQNGFYPSTGVLWKSLVTFCRSLPDILDELTPKKDKTKEKAFLESIDQQLQDNEDVSLTDATVENVFAASMELAGVGQHPGSVKPGSEGDGDTGSTILGIAHRVVSNLVGPDRRNSEKSLKTSILDLNIQTIMVGDNTTESYSLFANGNIVQINLKALAKNNDGYAAAAIMVIDGMESLLSHQYFETENKTEMNSDVITAILLGMKNTTLTEPVNFTIQHKKAVPESGLVSCVYWEEKTEETGVGKETITEGEKNKTKSWSVEGCWVAYTDENYTLCRCSHLSTFALIMQIGEVLHISMCVCVYEYAFANKCSHTHGQVDDSMCLHVLPCLFQPPPEDPFLDWLNQVCVIIGLFFLVLAILTFLLCSFNPKINNTARLHICLNLFFSHLLMLWLDKYVEQEIACTVMPGLLHYLILAGFVWMLLEAIQLYLLVRRLTKVQVIQRIGLPRPLLYLIGYGVPLVIVGISALVFSDGYGVTEAEVCWLSRKRNFNWALTGPVIAILGLNWILFCATLWSLKSTLISMKSGVSESKDTRVIVFKILAQFVILGCTWILGLYQTNLFFQILFIVLNSQQGTFLFIVHCLLNKELREEYKKWLSFCFSKPKEKGSVKNARSVSEDMAEG; translated from the exons atgtattttcacAATTTCATGCCAGCTGTGTTACGTGTTCCTTCCTCAGATATTGATGAGTGTGCCGGATTGACCGTCTGTGGCCCTGATTCAGTTTGCCACAACACACTGGGAGATTATACCTGTACATGTCAGCTGGGATACACACCGTTTCAACCGCTCCTGGAGCCCAACATCATCAACGACTGTGTTG ATGCTAACGAGTGTTTCCAAGATCTCACCCTCTGTGGTCCTGATGCCGACTGCACAAACACATTAGGATCTTACACCTGCGAATGCTTCACTGGTTTTCTGCTCAACAACCCAGTTGTGACAGCCAGCATTGTTAACCCATGCACAG ATATAGATGAGTGCACTGACACACCTGGTGTATGTGGTGAACTAACTGGCTGCGTTAATGTACCGGGGACCTTCAATTGCTTTTGTCAGAATGGATTCTACCCTTCAACTGGAGTTTTGTGGAAATCGCTCGTTACATTTTGTCGAA GTCTTCCGGACATTTTAGATGAGTTAACCCCCAAAAAG GATAAGACGAAAGAAAAAGCTTTTCTTGAAAGTATTGATCAACAACTGCAAGACAATGAGGACGTTAGTTTAACAGATGCA ACTGTGGAAAACGTCTTCGCAGCATCTATG GAATTGGCAGGTGTTGGACAACATCCCGGGTCAGTGAAGCCGGGTAGCGAAGGAGACGGGGACACCGGCAGTACGATCCTGGGCATCGCACACCGTGTGGTGTCTAATCTCGTGGGGCCAGATCGGAGAAATAGTGAGAAATCTTTGAAGACTTCAATATTGG ATTTAAATATTCAAACTATCATGGTTGGAGACAACACTACAGAGAGCTATTCGCTATTCGCTAATGGAAACATCGTACAGATCAACCTGAAAGCTTTGGCCAAAAATAACGACG GTTATGCAGCAGCTGCCATAATGGTAATAGATGGGATGGAGAGTCTCCTCAGTCATCAGTACTTTGAAACGGAGAACAAGACAGAGATGAACTCTGATGTCATCACTGCAATTTTATTAGGAATGAAAAACACCACCCTCACTGAGCCCGTCAACTTTACCATCCAACATAAGAAG GCAGTACCTGAATCTGGTTTGGTGTCCTGTGTGTACTGGGAGgaaaagacagaggagacaggagtgggaaAAGAAACAATAACAGAAGGCGAAAAGAACAAAACCAAGAGCTGGTCAGTAGAGGGCTGTTGGGTTGCCTACACAGATGAAAACTACACACTGTGCAGGTGCTCCCATCTATCCACGTTTGCCCTCATCATGCAGATTGGGGAGGTATTAcatatatctatgtgtgtgtgtgtgtatgaatatgCATTTGCTAATAAATGCTCCCACACACATGGCCAGGTTGATGACAGTATGTGTTTGCACGTGTTGCCGTGTCTTTTTCAGCCGCCACCAGAGGATCCTTTTCTCGATTGGCTCAACCAAGTCTGTGTGATTATCGGACTATTCTTCCTTGTTTTGGCCATCTTGACCTTCCTCCTGTGTAGCTTCAACCCCAAGATCAACAACACAGCCCGTCTTCACATCTGCCTCAACCTTTTCTTCTCCCATCTGCTGATGCTGTGGCTCGACAAATACGTTGAACAAGAG ATTGCCTGCACCGTCATGCCGGGGCTTCTCCACTACTTAATTCTAGCGGGTTTTGTGTGGATGCTGCTGGAGGCGATCCAGCTCTACCTGCTGGTCCGGAGACTGACAAAGGTACAGGTCATCCAGAGGATCGGCTTGCCAAGACCACTGCTCTACCTGATTGGCTACGGCGTCCCATTGGTGATTGTGGGTATTTCTGCACTGGTATTTTCTGACGGATATGGTGTTACTGAAGCAGAGGT GTGCTGGCTCTCCAGAAAGCGCAATTTCAACTGGGCTCTAACAGGCCCCGTGATCGCTATCCTTGGA CTTAATTGGATATTGTTCTGTGCCACTCTATGGAGTCTGAAGAGCACACTGATCAGCATGAAAAGTGGTGTTTCTGAATCCAAAGACACCAG GGTTATCGTGTTCAAGATCCTGGCCCAGTTTGTCATACTGGGCTGTACCTGGATTCTGGGCCTGTACCAGACAAACCTTTTCTTCCAGATACTCTTCATCGTTCTTAACTCCCAGCAGGGCaccttcctcttcatcgtccACTGTCTGCTCAACAAGGAG CTCAGAGAGGAATACAAGAAATGGCTGTCCTTTTGTTTCAGTAAGCCCAAAGAAAAAGGATCTGTG AAAAATGCTCGGTCGGTCTCCGAGGACATGGCAGAAGGCTGA
- the LOC130188816 gene encoding adhesion G protein-coupled receptor E2-like isoform X2 — MYFHNFMPAVLRVPSSDIDECAGLTVCGPDSVCHNTLGDYTCTCQLGYTPFQPLLEPNIINDCVDANECFQDLTLCGPDADCTNTLGSYTCECFTGFLLNNPVVTASIVNPCTDIDECTDTPGVCGELTGCVNVPGTFNCFCQNGFYPSTGVLWKSLVTFCRSLPDILDELTPKKDKTKEKAFLESIDQQLQDNEDVSLTDATVENVFAASMELAGVGQHPGSVKPGSEGDGDTGSTILGIAHRVVSNLVGPDRRNSEKSLKTSILDLNIQTIMVGDNTTESYSLFANGNIVQINLKALAKNNDGYAAAAIMVIDGMESLLSHQYFETENKTEMNSDVITAILLGMKNTTLTEPVNFTIQHKKAVPESGLVSCVYWEEKTEETGVGKETITEGEKNKTKSWSVEGCWVAYTDENYTLCRCSHLSTFALIMQIGEPPPEDPFLDWLNQVCVIIGLFFLVLAILTFLLCSFNPKINNTARLHICLNLFFSHLLMLWLDKYVEQEIACTVMPGLLHYLILAGFVWMLLEAIQLYLLVRRLTKVQVIQRIGLPRPLLYLIGYGVPLVIVGISALVFSDGYGVTEAEVCWLSRKRNFNWALTGPVIAILGLNWILFCATLWSLKSTLISMKSGVSESKDTRVIVFKILAQFVILGCTWILGLYQTNLFFQILFIVLNSQQGTFLFIVHCLLNKELREEYKKWLSFCFSKPKEKGSVKNARSVSEDMAEG, encoded by the exons atgtattttcacAATTTCATGCCAGCTGTGTTACGTGTTCCTTCCTCAGATATTGATGAGTGTGCCGGATTGACCGTCTGTGGCCCTGATTCAGTTTGCCACAACACACTGGGAGATTATACCTGTACATGTCAGCTGGGATACACACCGTTTCAACCGCTCCTGGAGCCCAACATCATCAACGACTGTGTTG ATGCTAACGAGTGTTTCCAAGATCTCACCCTCTGTGGTCCTGATGCCGACTGCACAAACACATTAGGATCTTACACCTGCGAATGCTTCACTGGTTTTCTGCTCAACAACCCAGTTGTGACAGCCAGCATTGTTAACCCATGCACAG ATATAGATGAGTGCACTGACACACCTGGTGTATGTGGTGAACTAACTGGCTGCGTTAATGTACCGGGGACCTTCAATTGCTTTTGTCAGAATGGATTCTACCCTTCAACTGGAGTTTTGTGGAAATCGCTCGTTACATTTTGTCGAA GTCTTCCGGACATTTTAGATGAGTTAACCCCCAAAAAG GATAAGACGAAAGAAAAAGCTTTTCTTGAAAGTATTGATCAACAACTGCAAGACAATGAGGACGTTAGTTTAACAGATGCA ACTGTGGAAAACGTCTTCGCAGCATCTATG GAATTGGCAGGTGTTGGACAACATCCCGGGTCAGTGAAGCCGGGTAGCGAAGGAGACGGGGACACCGGCAGTACGATCCTGGGCATCGCACACCGTGTGGTGTCTAATCTCGTGGGGCCAGATCGGAGAAATAGTGAGAAATCTTTGAAGACTTCAATATTGG ATTTAAATATTCAAACTATCATGGTTGGAGACAACACTACAGAGAGCTATTCGCTATTCGCTAATGGAAACATCGTACAGATCAACCTGAAAGCTTTGGCCAAAAATAACGACG GTTATGCAGCAGCTGCCATAATGGTAATAGATGGGATGGAGAGTCTCCTCAGTCATCAGTACTTTGAAACGGAGAACAAGACAGAGATGAACTCTGATGTCATCACTGCAATTTTATTAGGAATGAAAAACACCACCCTCACTGAGCCCGTCAACTTTACCATCCAACATAAGAAG GCAGTACCTGAATCTGGTTTGGTGTCCTGTGTGTACTGGGAGgaaaagacagaggagacaggagtgggaaAAGAAACAATAACAGAAGGCGAAAAGAACAAAACCAAGAGCTGGTCAGTAGAGGGCTGTTGGGTTGCCTACACAGATGAAAACTACACACTGTGCAGGTGCTCCCATCTATCCACGTTTGCCCTCATCATGCAGATTGGGGAG CCGCCACCAGAGGATCCTTTTCTCGATTGGCTCAACCAAGTCTGTGTGATTATCGGACTATTCTTCCTTGTTTTGGCCATCTTGACCTTCCTCCTGTGTAGCTTCAACCCCAAGATCAACAACACAGCCCGTCTTCACATCTGCCTCAACCTTTTCTTCTCCCATCTGCTGATGCTGTGGCTCGACAAATACGTTGAACAAGAG ATTGCCTGCACCGTCATGCCGGGGCTTCTCCACTACTTAATTCTAGCGGGTTTTGTGTGGATGCTGCTGGAGGCGATCCAGCTCTACCTGCTGGTCCGGAGACTGACAAAGGTACAGGTCATCCAGAGGATCGGCTTGCCAAGACCACTGCTCTACCTGATTGGCTACGGCGTCCCATTGGTGATTGTGGGTATTTCTGCACTGGTATTTTCTGACGGATATGGTGTTACTGAAGCAGAGGT GTGCTGGCTCTCCAGAAAGCGCAATTTCAACTGGGCTCTAACAGGCCCCGTGATCGCTATCCTTGGA CTTAATTGGATATTGTTCTGTGCCACTCTATGGAGTCTGAAGAGCACACTGATCAGCATGAAAAGTGGTGTTTCTGAATCCAAAGACACCAG GGTTATCGTGTTCAAGATCCTGGCCCAGTTTGTCATACTGGGCTGTACCTGGATTCTGGGCCTGTACCAGACAAACCTTTTCTTCCAGATACTCTTCATCGTTCTTAACTCCCAGCAGGGCaccttcctcttcatcgtccACTGTCTGCTCAACAAGGAG CTCAGAGAGGAATACAAGAAATGGCTGTCCTTTTGTTTCAGTAAGCCCAAAGAAAAAGGATCTGTG AAAAATGCTCGGTCGGTCTCCGAGGACATGGCAGAAGGCTGA